The proteins below are encoded in one region of Lactuca sativa cultivar Salinas chromosome 3, Lsat_Salinas_v11, whole genome shotgun sequence:
- the LOC111914410 gene encoding transcription factor MYB4 has translation MVKSSCYDNNGLKKGAWSEDEDNKLRAYIHRYGHWNWALLPKFIGLSRSGKSCRLRWMNYLRPNIKHGNFTKEEDDLVIDLHNKLGNKWSTIATKLPGRSDNEIKNRWNTHLKKRVQNEHIESSNEHLGTLEYDQASSKRKPVNKTDLKHQPEARTNLLAGESSESLSYSSVTEISSCQLSDSDCAVFSDFTPLAFNDDELVDNFWSEPFLTDIDVTAPSGNYKLLSPLNFVNEFSSQYSYQDLMMADDQCLWSMMADSYVENNIFIN, from the exons ATGGTGAAGTCATCATGTTACGACAACAATGGGTTGAAGAAAGGTGCATGGAGTGAAGATGAAGACAACAAGCTAAGAGCTTACATCCACAGATATGGCCATTGGAACTGGGCTTTACTTCCCAAGTTTATTG GTCTGTCTAGAAGTGGTAAAAGTTGCAGGTTAAGGTGGATGAACTATCTCCGCCCAAACATTAAACACGGAAATTTTACAAAGGAAGAAGACGATCTGGTTATTGATTTACATAACAAGCTTGGAAACAA ATGGTCAACAATAGCTACAAAATTACCAGGAAGAAGCGACAATGAAATAAAAAATCGTTGGAACACACATTTGAAGAAGAGAGTTCagaatgaacacattgagtcttCAAATGAACACTTAGGAACCCTAGAATACGATCAGGCTAGCTCTAAACGAAAACCTGTTAACAAAACAGATCTAAAACATCAACCGGAAGCCCGAACAAATTTATTGGCTGGAGAATCATCTGAATCACTATCATATTCTTCAGTCACAGAAATATCATCGTGTCAGTTGAGTGACTCAGATTGTGCAGTTTTTAGTGACTTTACACCACTAGCATTCAATGATGACGAACTGGTCGATAATTTCTGGAGTGAGCCATTTCTAACAGACATTGATGTCACTGCACCATCAGGAAATTATAAGTTGTTGTCACCTTTAAATTTTGTCAACGAGTTCAGCTCTCAATATTCCTACCAGGATTTGATGATGGCAGATGATCAGTGTTTATGGTCAATGATGGCGGATTCATATGTTGaaaacaatatttttataaattga